One Vibrio penaeicida DNA segment encodes these proteins:
- the nsrR gene encoding nitric oxide-sensing transcriptional repressor NsrR, which translates to MQLTNFTDFGIRALIYLASLPAGELTSIQKVSDTFDVSKNHMVKIINKLGQLGYVKTVRGKNGGICLGRPAETIVIGNVVRDIEPLDVVNCAPDFCHITPACKLKAHLARAKLAFLAELDHCTIADMLSDNAELLILLKR; encoded by the coding sequence TTGCAACTTACGAACTTTACCGATTTTGGTATTCGCGCCTTGATATATCTGGCTTCTTTGCCTGCGGGTGAATTGACGAGCATCCAAAAGGTCAGTGACACTTTTGATGTGTCTAAAAATCATATGGTTAAGATTATTAATAAGCTAGGTCAGCTTGGTTACGTGAAAACGGTTCGCGGTAAAAATGGTGGGATATGCTTAGGTCGCCCAGCGGAAACCATTGTAATAGGAAATGTGGTAAGGGACATTGAGCCTTTGGATGTGGTGAACTGCGCACCGGATTTTTGCCATATTACGCCAGCGTGTAAACTGAAAGCGCATCTGGCACGTGCAAAGTTGGCTTTTTTAGCAGAACTGGACCATTGTACGATCGCCGATATGTTGAGTGACAACGCAGAGCTTCTCATTTTATTAAAAAGATAA
- the hflC gene encoding protease modulator HflC: MSVFVIPEGEKGIVIRFGEVQKDTKTETVVENGTETVVDVLDENGEPVIISKIYNPGLHFKLPLFDRVKRLDARIQTMDGRADRFVTSEKKDVIIDSYVKWRIDDFGQYYLATGGGDSLTAQALLERKVTDVLRSEIGAREIKQIVSGPRNVDVLPEDLNTEELASEAAKQALEIDGERDKIMADVLNDTRVSASNDLGIEVVDFRMKKINLPDEISESIYRRMRAERESVARKHRSQGREKAEVIRAQAELEVATVLAEADRTARVTRGEADARAAKIYSDSYSKDPEFFSFLRSLNAYEKSFSSKSDILVLDPNSEFFKYMNDARGQVAK; the protein is encoded by the coding sequence ATGTCTGTATTTGTTATCCCTGAAGGCGAAAAGGGTATTGTTATCCGGTTCGGTGAAGTACAAAAAGACACGAAAACAGAAACTGTTGTAGAAAACGGCACAGAAACAGTCGTAGACGTTCTAGATGAAAACGGCGAACCCGTTATTATCTCTAAGATCTACAACCCTGGTCTGCACTTCAAACTACCTTTGTTTGATCGCGTAAAGCGTCTTGACGCACGTATTCAAACGATGGATGGGCGTGCTGACCGTTTTGTAACATCTGAGAAAAAAGACGTAATCATCGATTCTTACGTTAAGTGGAGAATTGACGACTTTGGTCAGTACTACTTGGCAACAGGTGGTGGTGATTCACTGACGGCTCAAGCACTACTTGAGCGTAAAGTGACGGATGTTCTTCGTTCTGAAATCGGTGCTCGTGAGATCAAGCAGATTGTATCTGGTCCTCGAAATGTCGATGTACTCCCAGAAGATTTGAACACTGAAGAGTTAGCATCTGAAGCGGCTAAACAAGCTCTAGAGATTGACGGTGAGCGTGACAAGATCATGGCTGATGTACTTAACGATACTCGCGTAAGCGCAAGTAACGATTTAGGTATTGAAGTGGTTGACTTCCGTATGAAGAAAATCAACTTACCAGATGAGATCAGTGAATCAATCTATCGTCGTATGCGTGCTGAGCGTGAATCTGTAGCGCGTAAACACCGTTCTCAAGGTCGTGAAAAAGCCGAAGTTATTCGTGCTCAAGCGGAACTTGAAGTGGCGACCGTGCTGGCTGAAGCAGACAGAACTGCGCGAGTCACACGAGGTGAGGCTGATGCGAGAGCTGCTAAGATTTACTCTGATTCATACAGTAAAGATCCTGAGTTCTTTAGTTTCCTTCGCTCTCTAAATGCGTATGAGAAATCATTCAGCAGTAAGAGTGATATTCTTGTGCTTGACCCGAACAGTGAGTTCTTCAAGTACATGAATGACGCTAGAGGCCAAGTAGCTAAGTAG
- a CDS encoding adenylosuccinate synthase, whose amino-acid sequence MGNNVVVLGTQWGDEGKGKIVDLLTEDAKYVVRYQGGHNAGHTLVIDGEKTVLHLIPSGILRDNVKCVIGNGVVLSPEALLKEMKPLEERGIPVSERLFISEACPLILPYHIALDQAREIALGKKAIGTTGRGIGPAYEDKVARRGLRVGDLFDKEAFAEKLKEVMEYHNFQLANFYKVEPVSYEEVLEQAMSYADLLTSMVIDVTDELDAARKRGDKIMFEGAQGTLLDIDHGTYPFVTSSNTTAGGVAAGSGFGPRHIGYILGITKAYCTRVGSGPFPTELYDGLDKQDPVGKHLGDVGHEFGATTGRLRRTGWFDAVAMRRAIQINSISGFCLTKLDVLDGLEELKICTGYKMKDGSILEVSPMAAESFEEATPIYETMPGWSETTFGAKSIDALPQAALDYIKRIEELTGVPVDIVSTGPDRNETIIKVHPFNS is encoded by the coding sequence ATGGGAAATAACGTAGTCGTTCTAGGCACCCAGTGGGGTGACGAAGGTAAAGGTAAAATCGTAGACCTTTTAACTGAAGATGCAAAATACGTGGTTCGCTACCAAGGCGGTCACAATGCAGGTCACACTCTAGTCATCGACGGTGAAAAAACCGTTCTTCATTTAATTCCATCAGGTATTCTTCGCGATAACGTAAAATGTGTTATCGGTAATGGTGTTGTTCTATCACCTGAAGCACTTCTAAAAGAAATGAAACCTCTTGAAGAGCGTGGCATCCCAGTGAGCGAGCGTCTTTTCATTTCTGAAGCTTGTCCTTTAATTCTTCCTTACCACATTGCTCTTGATCAAGCGCGTGAAATCGCTCTTGGTAAAAAAGCAATTGGTACAACAGGTCGTGGTATTGGTCCTGCCTACGAAGATAAAGTCGCTCGTCGCGGTCTTCGCGTGGGTGATTTATTCGATAAAGAAGCATTTGCAGAGAAATTGAAAGAAGTTATGGAATACCATAATTTCCAGTTAGCGAACTTCTATAAAGTTGAGCCAGTAAGCTACGAAGAAGTGCTTGAGCAAGCGATGAGCTATGCTGACCTTCTAACGTCTATGGTTATCGACGTGACTGATGAGCTTGATGCCGCTCGTAAGCGTGGTGATAAGATCATGTTTGAAGGTGCTCAAGGTACGCTACTGGATATTGACCACGGTACTTATCCTTTTGTGACGTCGTCTAACACGACAGCAGGTGGTGTTGCAGCAGGTTCTGGTTTTGGTCCTCGTCACATCGGTTATATCCTTGGTATTACTAAGGCATATTGTACGCGTGTAGGTTCAGGTCCTTTCCCTACCGAACTGTATGATGGTCTTGATAAGCAAGACCCTGTTGGTAAACACCTAGGTGATGTAGGTCACGAGTTTGGTGCGACAACGGGTCGCCTGCGCCGTACTGGTTGGTTTGATGCAGTGGCTATGCGCCGTGCAATTCAGATAAACTCTATTTCTGGTTTCTGTTTAACGAAGCTAGACGTACTGGACGGTCTAGAAGAGCTGAAAATCTGTACTGGTTACAAGATGAAAGATGGCTCTATCCTAGAGGTTTCACCAATGGCTGCTGAATCATTTGAAGAAGCGACGCCAATTTACGAAACTATGCCTGGTTGGTCTGAGACCACTTTCGGTGCTAAGTCAATCGATGCGCTTCCTCAAGCTGCTCTTGACTACATTAAGCGCATTGAAGAGTTGACAGGTGTACCAGTAGATATCGTTTCTACAGGTCCTGACCGCAATGAAACTATCATCAAAGTTCACCCATTCAACTCGTAA
- a CDS encoding DUF2065 domain-containing protein: MSDSLWLALGLVLVVEGLGPLLAPNGWRNMIKQLSDQEDNQLRRIGGCLVVAGAVIAYVFT, translated from the coding sequence ATGTCAGACTCCCTATGGCTTGCACTTGGATTGGTTCTCGTTGTTGAAGGTCTTGGTCCGTTACTTGCCCCTAACGGGTGGCGTAATATGATCAAGCAGCTTAGCGATCAAGAAGATAACCAGCTGAGAAGAATTGGCGGTTGTTTAGTTGTGGCTGGAGCGGTCATCGCTTACGTATTTACTTAG
- the hflK gene encoding FtsH protease activity modulator HflK, translating to MAWNEPGNNNGDNGRDKDPWGNKNRGRDQGPPDLDEVFNKLSQKLGGKFGKRGGNGASIGGGGAIGLGLIAVVAIVIWVVSGFYTVGEAERSVVLRLGKEDRIEGPGLKWHPKFIDSYELVNVQAIRSLRASGLMLTKDENVVTVEMGVQYRVSDPYKYLYTVTNADDSLRQATDSALRAVIGDSLMDSILTSGRQQIRQSTQETLNRIIDGYDMGIVVVDVNFQSARPPEQVKDAFDDAIAAREDEERFVREAEAYKNEILPKATGRSERLKKEALGYSERTINEALGQVAQFEKLLPEYQAAPDVTRDRLYLDTMEEVYTSTSKVLIDSESSGNLLYLPIDKITGQAAEASNTKRKAKSTSAYDQIELESERTDTSSSTQSRSNGSRQGRY from the coding sequence ATGGCGTGGAATGAGCCTGGAAATAACAACGGCGATAATGGCCGCGATAAAGACCCTTGGGGTAATAAAAATCGTGGTCGTGATCAAGGTCCACCAGATTTAGATGAAGTGTTTAATAAGCTGAGTCAGAAACTGGGTGGAAAATTTGGTAAGCGCGGAGGCAACGGAGCTTCTATCGGTGGCGGTGGTGCTATCGGTTTAGGTTTGATTGCAGTTGTTGCCATCGTAATTTGGGTAGTGTCTGGTTTCTACACTGTCGGCGAAGCAGAGCGTTCTGTTGTTTTACGCCTAGGTAAAGAAGACCGTATTGAAGGTCCTGGTCTTAAGTGGCACCCTAAATTTATCGATTCTTATGAACTGGTTAACGTACAAGCGATTCGCTCACTAAGAGCTTCTGGCTTGATGCTTACAAAAGATGAAAACGTTGTAACCGTTGAAATGGGTGTTCAGTACCGTGTTTCTGACCCATACAAATACCTATATACAGTAACTAATGCCGATGACAGCTTGCGTCAGGCTACTGATTCTGCGCTTCGTGCGGTAATTGGTGATTCCCTGATGGATAGCATTCTTACGAGTGGCCGTCAGCAAATTCGTCAAAGCACGCAAGAAACATTAAATCGCATTATCGATGGTTACGATATGGGTATTGTGGTTGTGGATGTGAACTTCCAATCAGCGCGTCCACCTGAGCAGGTAAAAGATGCGTTTGATGACGCGATTGCGGCTCGAGAAGATGAAGAGCGTTTTGTTCGTGAAGCAGAAGCTTATAAGAATGAAATCTTACCTAAAGCGACTGGTCGTTCAGAACGTTTGAAGAAAGAAGCTTTGGGTTATTCTGAACGTACAATCAACGAAGCACTTGGTCAGGTCGCTCAATTTGAGAAGTTATTACCTGAATACCAAGCGGCTCCTGATGTAACTCGTGATCGTTTGTACTTAGATACAATGGAAGAGGTGTACACCAGTACATCTAAAGTTCTGATTGATTCTGAGTCTAGCGGTAACCTACTGTACTTGCCAATCGATAAGATTACAGGTCAGGCAGCAGAGGCTTCAAATACTAAACGTAAGGCGAAATCGACATCTGCATATGATCAGATTGAATTGGAATCAGAGCGTACTGATACCTCATCATCTACGCAGTCTCGCTCTAACGGCTCACGTCAAGGGAGATACTAA
- the motX gene encoding flagellar protein MotX: protein MKLRAVTASLLLALCSRVGIASADSHIGGPVPVYSEAELINLIEKNKHLERVKADSCQLVEDIVARATRISLPAYEFLYGDMLAWGVCVDQDVELGLYYMENAAHQGLPAALEQIGRYYSRGTLVQQDKERAIPYLREAASMGNINARIHLAELLLRDYGSPLDYEDAYRWLYNSVTPDKRQHRRISMLRQGLEQRMPENIIARAKRRSTFW, encoded by the coding sequence ATGAAACTACGAGCTGTGACGGCTTCGTTGTTACTCGCATTGTGTTCCCGAGTTGGCATTGCAAGTGCAGATAGCCACATTGGGGGACCAGTGCCAGTTTACTCCGAAGCTGAACTGATCAATCTTATTGAAAAGAACAAACATCTCGAGCGAGTGAAGGCCGACAGTTGCCAGCTTGTAGAGGATATCGTTGCTCGTGCGACTCGAATAAGCCTGCCGGCTTATGAATTTCTATATGGCGATATGCTGGCTTGGGGAGTATGTGTTGATCAAGATGTGGAGTTAGGTCTCTACTATATGGAAAATGCTGCACACCAAGGTTTACCTGCGGCTCTAGAGCAAATAGGGCGGTATTATTCTAGAGGGACTTTGGTTCAGCAAGATAAAGAGCGTGCTATTCCTTACCTTCGAGAAGCAGCATCCATGGGGAACATTAACGCTCGAATTCATTTGGCTGAGCTTTTGCTTCGAGACTATGGCAGCCCTCTGGATTATGAAGACGCCTATCGTTGGTTGTATAACTCGGTGACACCAGACAAACGGCAGCACAGAAGGATTTCGATGTTGCGGCAAGGGCTAGAGCAACGTATGCCTGAAAACATTATCGCGAGAGCTAAGCGACGCTCCACATTTTGGTAG
- the hmpA gene encoding NO-inducible flavohemoprotein: MLKQSTIDIVKSTAPLLAQTGPALTAHFYNRMFTHNPELNDIFNLTHQENGAQREALFNAVYGYAANIDNIEVLLPVVEKIAQKHTSFNITEEQYQIVGSHLLATIDELFTPGQEVLDAWGEAYGFLAQVFIDREETIYSETEAKTGGWRGTREFVLKEKHKESAVITSFVFEPADQQPVVDFIPGQYVGIYLTPEQFEYQEIRQYSLSDAPNGNSYRISVKRESEGVVSNFLHDHLNVGDTVKLAPPCGDFFFTSDQFTPVALISAGVGVTPLLSMLETIKSTHKAPIHWLHAAENQVHHAFSKRVNELEKSYEFVNQFNWYREHKGEEGVRSGLMALEQIKERINWQETDFYFCGPVAFMQFAASQLLELGVSKERIHYECFGPHKVL; encoded by the coding sequence ATGCTCAAGCAATCAACCATAGATATCGTAAAATCCACAGCACCACTTTTAGCCCAAACGGGTCCAGCTTTAACCGCACATTTCTACAATAGAATGTTTACCCACAACCCTGAATTAAATGACATATTTAACTTAACTCACCAAGAAAATGGAGCGCAAAGAGAGGCGTTATTCAATGCTGTATATGGGTACGCGGCAAACATTGACAATATTGAAGTGCTTCTTCCTGTCGTTGAAAAAATAGCCCAGAAACACACAAGTTTTAATATCACTGAAGAGCAATACCAAATCGTTGGTAGCCACCTTCTGGCAACCATAGATGAGTTGTTCACACCTGGTCAGGAAGTTTTAGACGCTTGGGGAGAAGCTTACGGATTCTTAGCACAAGTATTTATCGATCGGGAGGAAACAATCTACTCTGAGACGGAAGCAAAAACAGGGGGATGGCGAGGTACCCGAGAGTTTGTACTAAAAGAGAAGCACAAAGAAAGTGCCGTCATAACCAGCTTTGTTTTTGAACCCGCAGATCAGCAACCAGTCGTTGATTTTATACCTGGGCAGTATGTAGGCATTTATTTAACACCAGAGCAATTTGAATACCAAGAAATCAGACAATACAGTTTGTCAGATGCACCAAATGGCAACAGCTATAGGATTTCGGTAAAGCGCGAATCAGAAGGTGTTGTTTCAAACTTTTTACACGATCACTTGAATGTTGGCGACACAGTTAAGCTGGCACCACCGTGTGGAGACTTTTTTTTCACCAGTGATCAGTTTACACCCGTCGCTCTCATTTCTGCGGGCGTTGGAGTCACTCCATTGCTATCAATGTTAGAAACGATAAAAAGTACTCATAAAGCCCCTATTCACTGGCTACATGCAGCAGAAAACCAAGTTCATCATGCATTCTCTAAACGTGTAAACGAGCTAGAAAAGTCCTATGAATTCGTTAACCAATTCAATTGGTATCGAGAACATAAAGGGGAAGAGGGAGTGAGATCGGGGTTAATGGCGCTGGAGCAAATCAAGGAACGTATTAACTGGCAAGAAACAGATTTCTATTTCTGTGGTCCTGTAGCCTTTATGCAGTTCGCGGCTAGCCAATTATTGGAGCTAGGCGTGTCAAAAGAGCGTATTCACTATGAGTGCTTCGGCCCTCATAAGGTACTGTAA
- a CDS encoding DUF3413 domain-containing protein encodes MSFSKLRENLRFNSRWIFCLLILNAVLLSAIGIPYVSWMDIPEGSWLSYPYIFSTQIGLFGLMALLCSLPSLILIWLPTRLFRCIAVLPFIVTAILVAVDTQVYNQYRFHLNGFVFELLIQGGDQIIDVSWFTLLVGGVVSFGLINAIIMTIVLANRWIETKKRYLLLGISVWFSCLVFSQFTHAWKYANFDQVIPSYSHHWPLYLPLTANDYLEDNGWVEQQAGRDAHTKISHQKVTNLNYPLKPIRQAENAKTPNILMIVLDAWRFDDANVQVTPNIEKFGQRSLVFKEHLSGGNSTQMGIFSLFYGIPSTYWDAVRSSQQQPVLMETLHSQNYEMSIHGSAPLHSPPFDRTVFAGVKDLTVTTPGNTPAERDRKITDDFLQFLEKRNPNKPYFGFMFYDAAHGTSFPAEMETPFTPYWDRVDHVKLNNDFDPTEYRNRYRNSLYYIDKLVGEILDELEASGELENTIIVITSDHGEEFNDYKKNYWGHGSNYAPAQVHVPFYLYHPEKEADIIHTRTSHLDVAPTLMKQPLSVSNDVRDYSVGEDLFTTNRQENWVIVGSYMDYGIVGGNEIIVNRPGGYTEITDLKLNKKSERTMPNRELTKLLQQMSVYAK; translated from the coding sequence ATGTCATTTTCTAAACTTCGCGAGAATCTTCGCTTTAACTCGCGGTGGATTTTTTGCCTCTTAATATTGAACGCTGTTTTATTATCAGCGATAGGCATCCCTTATGTAAGCTGGATGGATATTCCAGAAGGTAGCTGGCTATCCTACCCTTACATTTTTTCTACCCAAATTGGGCTGTTTGGCCTGATGGCGTTGCTGTGCTCGCTTCCTTCTCTAATACTAATCTGGCTGCCAACACGGCTCTTTAGATGCATAGCCGTGTTACCTTTCATCGTCACTGCAATACTGGTTGCTGTCGATACCCAGGTGTATAACCAATATCGCTTTCATCTAAATGGCTTTGTTTTTGAGTTGCTGATTCAAGGTGGAGACCAAATCATTGATGTGTCATGGTTTACTTTACTCGTTGGTGGGGTGGTCTCTTTTGGCCTGATCAACGCTATTATCATGACTATTGTCTTAGCAAACCGTTGGATCGAAACAAAGAAACGCTACTTGTTACTTGGAATTTCGGTTTGGTTTAGTTGCTTGGTATTCAGCCAATTTACTCATGCTTGGAAATACGCCAATTTCGATCAAGTGATACCGAGTTACAGCCATCACTGGCCGCTTTATTTACCATTAACCGCAAATGATTACCTTGAGGATAACGGCTGGGTAGAGCAACAAGCAGGACGCGATGCTCATACTAAAATTTCTCACCAGAAAGTAACAAACTTGAACTACCCGTTGAAACCCATTCGGCAAGCTGAAAACGCAAAAACACCCAATATCTTGATGATTGTATTGGATGCATGGCGTTTTGATGATGCCAATGTGCAGGTAACTCCAAATATTGAAAAGTTTGGCCAGCGAAGCTTAGTGTTTAAAGAACACCTTAGTGGTGGCAACTCGACCCAAATGGGGATATTCAGTTTATTCTATGGCATCCCCTCCACCTATTGGGATGCGGTTCGATCCAGCCAGCAGCAACCCGTGTTAATGGAGACCTTGCACTCACAGAATTACGAAATGTCCATCCACGGATCTGCGCCTTTACATAGCCCACCATTCGATCGCACGGTATTTGCTGGCGTTAAAGATTTAACCGTTACAACTCCAGGCAATACACCAGCAGAGCGCGATCGTAAAATCACGGACGACTTCTTACAGTTCTTGGAAAAACGCAATCCAAACAAGCCTTACTTTGGATTCATGTTTTACGATGCCGCACACGGGACTTCTTTTCCAGCAGAGATGGAGACCCCTTTTACGCCTTATTGGGATCGCGTCGATCACGTTAAATTAAACAATGACTTCGACCCAACAGAGTACCGTAACCGCTATAGAAACTCGCTGTACTACATCGACAAATTGGTCGGTGAAATATTGGACGAGTTGGAAGCATCAGGTGAATTGGAAAATACCATCATCGTTATTACGTCTGATCACGGTGAAGAATTTAACGATTACAAAAAGAACTATTGGGGACACGGCAGCAACTACGCTCCCGCTCAGGTTCATGTTCCGTTCTACTTATATCACCCTGAAAAAGAAGCCGATATTATTCACACCAGAACCAGTCACCTAGATGTAGCCCCAACATTAATGAAGCAGCCATTAAGCGTGTCGAACGATGTTCGTGATTATAGTGTTGGGGAAGATTTGTTCACCACGAACAGACAAGAAAACTGGGTTATTGTCGGCAGTTACATGGATTATGGAATTGTGGGTGGAAATGAAATTATCGTCAATCGACCGGGTGGCTATACGGAAATCACAGACCTAAAGCTCAACAAAAAATCTGAACGTACTATGCCAAACCGTGAATTGACAAAATTGCTTCAACAAATGTCTGTATATGCAAAGTAA
- the rnr gene encoding ribonuclease R — MSQNTPIDPFAERESGKYENPIPSREFIIEFLTQANVPMNRNDLFDALELKGEEQYEGLRRRLRAMERDGQLVFTRRQCYVLPEKLELAKGHVIGHKDGFGWVRPEGSKGRDNDILLPHHQMKTIIHGDYVLVQPTGTDKRGRKEGRLVRILEERKTQIVGRYFMEHEYSYVVPDDSRISQDILIPKEHRCRARMGNVVVIEITSRASRSRGMTGKILEVLGENMAPGMETQIAIRTHQIPDVWPEEVDKQIADLTEHVPEEAKKGRVDLRELPLVTIDGEDARDFDDAVYCEAKRSGGWRLWVAIADVSYYVRPNTALDKEAINRGNSVYFPSQVVPMLPEVLSNGLCSLNPQVDRLCMVCEMTISASGKLSGYKHYEAVMNSHARLTYNKVGAILDGDEELRERYQPLVSHLEELHKMYGVLKQARDSRGAIEFETVEAKFIFNPDRKIDRIEPVVRNDAHKIIEECMILANIASASLVEKAKEPSLYRIHETPGEERLQGFRDFLGELGLNLTGGLEPSPTDYASLMKQIGERQDKELIQTMLLRSMKQAVYNADNAGHFGLALKRYAHFTSPIRRYPDLLLHRAIKYLIAKEEGRNTDRWTPTGGFHYSFDDMDVYGEQCSMTERRADDATRDVSDWLKCEYMQDHVGEELDGVIANVTGFGFFVRLTELHIDGLVHISSLANDYYQFDPIGQRLIGESFGNIYRLGDAVKVKVLSVNLDDRQIDFELVETSRKLRGKGKTAKKRAAQSDKKAHSKKKATVKSRKPGAKAKAMVEPTKRPDGSKEPSSAKKKSKSEKARKKKSRAKNRKSQGKQK; from the coding sequence ATGTCTCAAAACACTCCTATTGATCCTTTTGCTGAGCGCGAATCCGGTAAATATGAAAACCCGATTCCTAGCCGGGAGTTCATTATTGAATTCCTGACTCAGGCAAATGTGCCGATGAATCGAAACGATTTATTTGATGCACTGGAGCTGAAAGGGGAAGAGCAGTATGAAGGGCTTCGTCGACGTTTACGTGCGATGGAGCGTGATGGGCAGTTGGTATTTACTCGCCGTCAATGTTACGTATTGCCAGAAAAACTTGAGCTGGCTAAAGGGCATGTGATTGGACACAAAGACGGATTTGGATGGGTAAGACCAGAAGGTAGCAAAGGAAGAGATAATGATATTTTGCTGCCTCATCATCAGATGAAAACCATCATCCATGGTGATTACGTATTGGTACAGCCGACGGGGACAGATAAGCGCGGTCGTAAAGAAGGGCGCCTTGTTCGGATATTGGAAGAGCGCAAGACCCAAATTGTTGGGCGTTACTTTATGGAGCACGAGTACTCGTATGTGGTGCCTGATGATTCCCGAATCAGCCAAGATATCCTTATTCCTAAAGAGCACCGTTGTAGAGCTCGGATGGGAAATGTTGTCGTTATCGAAATTACAAGCCGTGCAAGCCGCTCTCGAGGTATGACAGGAAAAATATTGGAAGTGCTTGGTGAAAATATGGCACCAGGTATGGAAACTCAAATTGCCATTCGGACCCATCAAATTCCTGATGTTTGGCCGGAAGAGGTCGACAAACAAATTGCCGACCTAACGGAACACGTCCCAGAAGAAGCAAAGAAAGGGCGAGTCGATTTACGTGAATTGCCATTGGTCACTATAGATGGAGAGGACGCTCGAGATTTCGATGATGCTGTTTACTGCGAAGCGAAGCGAAGCGGCGGTTGGCGTCTTTGGGTGGCGATTGCAGATGTGAGCTATTATGTTCGACCGAATACAGCTCTGGATAAAGAAGCCATCAATCGAGGTAACTCCGTTTATTTTCCGTCGCAGGTTGTTCCTATGCTCCCTGAGGTGCTGTCTAACGGGCTGTGCTCCTTAAACCCGCAAGTTGATCGTTTGTGCATGGTATGCGAAATGACGATTTCTGCTTCAGGGAAGTTATCTGGATACAAGCACTACGAAGCCGTCATGAATTCTCATGCTCGCCTAACGTACAACAAAGTTGGTGCTATCTTGGATGGAGATGAAGAACTCCGCGAACGTTACCAACCACTGGTTTCGCATCTAGAAGAGCTTCATAAAATGTATGGCGTTCTGAAGCAAGCTCGTGATAGTCGTGGCGCCATTGAATTTGAAACAGTAGAAGCTAAGTTTATCTTCAACCCGGACCGTAAGATTGATCGCATTGAGCCAGTGGTTCGGAATGACGCGCATAAGATCATCGAAGAATGCATGATTTTAGCCAATATTGCCTCGGCATCTTTGGTTGAAAAAGCAAAAGAGCCTTCGCTGTATCGTATCCACGAAACTCCTGGAGAAGAGCGCCTGCAAGGTTTTCGAGATTTCCTTGGTGAGCTTGGGCTTAACCTAACGGGTGGCTTAGAACCTTCTCCTACAGATTACGCCAGCCTGATGAAACAAATCGGTGAGCGTCAGGATAAAGAGCTTATTCAAACCATGCTGCTCCGTTCAATGAAGCAAGCGGTTTACAATGCTGACAATGCGGGTCACTTTGGACTGGCACTAAAACGATACGCGCACTTTACATCGCCTATTCGTCGCTACCCCGATCTGTTACTGCATCGTGCTATTAAGTACCTGATTGCCAAGGAAGAAGGTCGCAATACCGATCGCTGGACCCCAACTGGTGGTTTCCATTACTCCTTTGATGATATGGATGTGTATGGTGAGCAGTGCTCCATGACCGAACGTCGTGCTGATGATGCCACGCGTGACGTGTCAGATTGGCTGAAATGTGAATACATGCAAGATCATGTCGGTGAAGAGTTGGATGGCGTGATTGCCAATGTTACGGGCTTTGGTTTTTTTGTACGTCTAACTGAGCTTCACATTGATGGTCTTGTGCATATCTCTTCCCTTGCAAATGATTACTATCAATTTGATCCGATTGGTCAAAGGCTTATTGGTGAAAGCTTCGGTAATATCTATCGTTTAGGCGATGCTGTAAAAGTAAAAGTGTTGTCGGTGAATTTAGACGATCGTCAAATTGACTTTGAATTGGTCGAAACAAGCCGTAAGCTACGCGGAAAAGGCAAAACAGCCAAGAAGCGTGCGGCGCAGTCTGATAAAAAAGCGCACAGTAAAAAGAAGGCAACAGTAAAATCGAGAAAGCCGGGTGCAAAAGCGAAAGCGATGGTTGAACCAACTAAGCGTCCCGATGGTTCGAAAGAGCCTTCCTCTGCGAAAAAGAAGAGTAAATCTGAAAAAGCGCGCAAGAAGAAGTCCCGAGCGAAAAATCGAAAGTCTCAGGGAAAACAGAAATAA